Proteins from a single region of Megalopta genalis isolate 19385.01 chromosome 3, iyMegGena1_principal, whole genome shotgun sequence:
- the LOC143259097 gene encoding odorant receptor 4-like isoform X1, with the protein MEPLAVQDQRVGIPRNPYYEKDVVYVFKPCKWILKSTGIWPDILEDTNKFLQKLAVGLCNVVMLFALIPFTLYLAVEEEDLMIVLSLIGLETFCWISVFKYWSLIACRPTLKHCIESIQDDWKKVERTEDRNLMLKYGNVGRNLTILCLVLMYSGGFMYHTIVQYAIGTFVDENNRTIKPLIYPTYSGLFDPQESPFYEIVYAVHSLCGYVVYSVTICACALAAVFATHVCGQIDIMILRLQNLANEKKITNLRPRLVKIVKHHIRTLKFSATVETTLQLSCFLEFLGSTFLICMVEYYTITDWKVNNIVRLITYIMILSSLMFNIFILCYIGDLLVEKTGNVGSLCFMIDWYHFPVDTIRSIILMICISNCPAKITAGPLADLNMTTFGRIIKSTLAYLSFLRKTVE; encoded by the exons ATGGAACCTCTCGCTGTTCAAGATCAGAGGGTCGGCATACCACGAAACCCGTATTACGAAAAAGACGTCGTCTACGTTTTCAAGCCATGCAAATGGATCCTAAAATCAACTGGCATTTGGCCAGACATTCTAGAGGACACCAACAAATTTTTACAGAAACTTGCAGTCGGACTCTGCAATGTAGTTATGCTGTTCGCGCTAATACCGTTTACGTTGTATCTCGCAGTGGAAGAAGAGGACTTGATGATTGTACTCAGCCTAATAGGTCTAGAAACATTCTGTTGGATATCTGTGTTCAAGTATTGGTCGCTCATCGCGTGCAGGCCCACTCTCAAACACTGCATTGAGAGTATCCAAGATGACTGGAAAAAG GTGGAACGAACAGAAGACcgtaatttgatgctaaaatacGGTAATGTGGGTCGAAATCTAACGATATTATGCCTGGTGTTGATGTACTCAGGCGGTTTCATGTACCACACGATTGTGCAGTACGCGATTGGTACCTTCGTCGACGAAAACAATCGCACGATAAAACCGTTAATTTATCCCACGTACAGTGGACTTTTTGACCCTCAAGAGAGCCCTTTTTATGAAATAGTGTACGCTGTGCACTCTTTATGTGGTTACGTGGTTTATTCCGTGACAATTTGTGCTTGCGCGTTAGCCGCGGTATTCGCCACGCACGTTTGTGGCCAAATTGACATTATGATACTAAGACTACAGAATTTAGCCAACGAGAAAAAGATTACGAATCTGCGTCCACGATTGGTAAAAATAGTCAAACACCATATACGAACCCTAAA ATTTTCGGCAACGGTAGAAACAACTCTGCAACTATCATGTTTCTTGGAATTCCTTGGTTCCACTTTTCTGATATGTATGGTCGAATACTATACAATAACG GATTGGAAGGTCAACAACATAGTCCGCCTTATTACGTATATTATGATACTATCATCTTTAATGTTCAATATATTCATACTCTGCTATATTGGAGATCTTTTGGTAGAGAAG ACTGGCAATGTTGGATCGTTATGTTTCATGATCGATTGGTATCATTTTCCTGTCGATACAATACGGAGCATAATTTTGATGATCTGTATATCAAATTGTCCCGCGAAAATCACTGCCGGTCCGTTAGCAGATTTAAACATGACGACTTTTGGAAGG ATTATTAAATCAACACTGGCCTACTTAAGTTTTCTACGAAAAACTGTTGAATAA
- the LOC143259099 gene encoding odorant receptor 4-like isoform X1 gives MKPLAVQDQRVGIPRNPYYEQDVVYVFKPCKWILKSIGIWPDFLEDTNKLLQKLAVGLWNLVLLFALIPFTLYLALEKDLMIVLSLIALETFCWISVFKYWSLIACRPTLKYCIESIQDDWKKVKRTEDRDLMLKYGNVGRNLTIICLVLMYSCGFIYHTIVQYAVGTFIDAQNRTIKPLVYPTYIGFFDPQESPFYEIMYAVQSLCGYVVYSVTICACALVAVFSTHVCGQIDIIILRLQNLANEKKITNLRPRLVKIVKHHIRTLKFSATVETTLQQSCFLEFLGSTFLICMVEYYTITNWKVNDTVRLVTYFMILLSLMFNIFILCYIGDLLVEKTGNVGALCFMIDWYHFPVDTIRSIILMICISNFPAKITAGPIADLNMTTFGKILKSTLAYLSFLRSTVE, from the exons ATGAAACCTCTCGCTGTTCAAGATCAGAGGGTCGGCATACCACGAAACCCGTATTACGAACAAGACGTCGTCTACGTTTTCAAGCCATGCAAATGGATCCTAAAATCAATTGGCATTTGGCCAGACTTTCTAGAGGACACCAACAAACTTCTACAGAAACTTGCAGTCGGACTCTGGAATCTAGTTCTACTGTTTGCGTTAATACCGTTCACGTTGTATCTTGCACTGGAAAAGGACTTGATGATTGTACTCAGCCTAATAGCTTTAGAAACTTTCTGTTGGATATCTGTGTTCAAGTACTGGTCGCTCATCGCGTGCAGGCCCACCCTCAAATACTGCATTGAGAGTATCCAAGATGACTGGAAAAAG GTGAAACGAACAGAAGACCGtgacttgatgctaaaataCGGTAATGTGGGTCGAAATCTTACAATAATATGCCTGGTGTTGATGTATTCATGCGGTTTCATTTATCACACGATTGTGCAGTACGCGGTTGGTACCTTCATCGACGCACAAAATCGCACGATCAAACCGCTGGTTTATCCCACGTACATCGGATTTTTTGACCCACAAGAGAGCCCTTTTTATGAAATAATGTACGCTGTGCAGTCCTTATGTGGTTACGTGGTTTATTCCGTGACAATTTGTGCTTGCGCGTTAGTCGCGGTATTCTCCACGCACGTTTGTGGCCAAATTGACATCATTATACTAAGACTGCAAAATTTAGCCAACGAAAAAAAGATTACGAATCTGCGTCCACGATTGGTAAAGATAGTCAAACACCATATACGAACTCTAAA ATTTTCGGCAACGGTAGAGACAACTCTGCAACAATCATGTTTCTTGGAATTCCTCGGTTCCACTTTTCTGATATGTATGGTCGAATACTATACAATAACG AATTGGAAGGTTAACGACACAGTCCGTCTTGTTACGTACTTTATGATACTATTATCTTTAATGTTCAATATATTTATACTCTGCTACATTGGAGACCTTTTGGTAGAGAAG ACTGGCAATGTTGGAGCGTTATGTTTCATGATCGATTGGTATCATTTTCCTGTCGATACAATACGGAGCATAATTTTGATGATCTGTATATCAAATTTTCCCGCGAAAATCACTGCCGGTCCAATAGCTGATTTAAACATGACGACTTTTGGAAAG ATTCTTAAATCAACACTTGCCTACTTAAGTTTTCTACGATCAACTGTGGAGTAA
- the LOC143259097 gene encoding uncharacterized protein LOC143259097 isoform X2, whose translation MEPLAVQDQRVGIPRNPYYEKDVVYVFKPCKWILKSTGIWPDILEDTNKFLQKLAVGLCNVVMLFALIPFTLYLAVEEEDLMIVLSLIGLETFCWISVFKYWSLIACRPTLKHCIESIQDDWKKIFGNGRNNSATIMFLGIPWFHFSDMYGRILYNNGLEGQQHSPPYYVYYDTIIFNVQYIHTLLYWRSFGREDWQCWIVMFHDRLVSFSCRYNTEHNFDDLYIKLSRENHCRSVSRFKHDDFWKDY comes from the exons ATGGAACCTCTCGCTGTTCAAGATCAGAGGGTCGGCATACCACGAAACCCGTATTACGAAAAAGACGTCGTCTACGTTTTCAAGCCATGCAAATGGATCCTAAAATCAACTGGCATTTGGCCAGACATTCTAGAGGACACCAACAAATTTTTACAGAAACTTGCAGTCGGACTCTGCAATGTAGTTATGCTGTTCGCGCTAATACCGTTTACGTTGTATCTCGCAGTGGAAGAAGAGGACTTGATGATTGTACTCAGCCTAATAGGTCTAGAAACATTCTGTTGGATATCTGTGTTCAAGTATTGGTCGCTCATCGCGTGCAGGCCCACTCTCAAACACTGCATTGAGAGTATCCAAGATGACTGGAAAAAG ATTTTCGGCAACGGTAGAAACAACTCTGCAACTATCATGTTTCTTGGAATTCCTTGGTTCCACTTTTCTGATATGTATGGTCGAATACTATACAATAACG GATTGGAAGGTCAACAACATAGTCCGCCTTATTACGTATATTATGATACTATCATCTTTAATGTTCAATATATTCATACTCTGCTATATTGGAGATCTTTTGGTAGAGAAG ACTGGCAATGTTGGATCGTTATGTTTCATGATCGATTGGTATCATTTTCCTGTCGATACAATACGGAGCATAATTTTGATGATCTGTATATCAAATTGTCCCGCGAAAATCACTGCCGGTCCGTTAGCAGATTTAAACATGACGACTTTTGGAAGG ATTATTAA
- the LOC143259081 gene encoding odorant receptor 85b-like, which translates to MYGVFSTYGRLIGNHNQCRAYVLISAQVLCPCIINAAEIFFANSRCRATELSSYLQASMKPLVVQGQDVGKPRNPYYEKDIVYLFKPCKWIMKSIGIWPGLLKDSHKLLPQLAIGVCNVVLLFALIPFTLYLTLEEKNFTIAMSLVGLEVFFWLTMFKYWSLIASKPALKKCIRIVQDDWKEVERREERELMLKYGNMSRNVTILCVVLMYSGDFLYHTIAKYAIGTHIDEHNRTIKPLNYPAYSGLFDPQKRPYYDLVFVMHIFCGYIINSVTISVCGLAALFAAHVCGQIDIMILNLQNLADQGRRTDLNPRLAKIVEHHVRTLRFSSMIETLLQEACFFEFLGSTTLICLVEYYTILDWKNNNTVGLVTNIVILIAFMFNIFILCYIGDLLVEKTDNVGLLCFTIDWYHFPIETIRSLILIIGMSRFPSKISAGQIAVLDLTTFGNIIKSSLAYLSILRTTIG; encoded by the exons ATGTATGGTGTTTTTTCAACGTATGGTCGATTAATTGGAAACCACAATCAATGCAGGGCATATGTGCTTATATCAGCGCAAGTTCTGTGTCCGTGCATAATCAATGCGGCTGAGATCTTTTTTGCGAACAGTCGCTGTCGAGCTACCGAGCTGTCGAGTTACCTACAAGCGAGCATGAAACCGCTCGTTGTTCAAGGTCAGGATGTCGGCAAACCGCGAAATCCGTACTACGAAAAAGACATCGTTTACCTTTTCAAGCCATGCAAATGGATTATGAAATCTATTGGCATTTGGCCGGGATTGTTGAAAGACAGCCACAAACTTCTACCGCAACTTGCGATCGGAGTCTGCAATGTAGTTCTATTATTCGCGTTAATACCGTTTACTTTGTACCTCACGTTGGAAGAAAAGAACTTCACGATTGCAATGAGCTTAGTAGGTTTAGAAGTGTTCTTTTGGCTAACTATGTTCAAGTATTGGTCGCTCATCGCGAGTAAGCCCGCCCTCAAGAAATGCATTCGGATCGTGCAAGACGATTGGAAAGAG GTGGAGCGAAGAGAAGAACGAGAATTGATGCTGAAGTACGGTAACATGAGTCGAAATGTAACGATACTGTGCGTGGTGTTGATGTATTCGGGCGATTTTTTGTACCATACGATCGCTAAGTACGCGATCGGTACACACATCGACGAACACAATCGGACGATCAAACCGCTGAATTATCCCGCGTACAGCGGGCTTTTCGACCCACAGAAAAGGCCCTATTACGATTTGGTGTTTGTTATGCACATTTTTTGTGGGTACATTATCAATTCTGTGACGATCAGTGTATGCGGATTGGCCGCATTGTTCGCCGCGCACGTCTGCGGCCAAATCGACATCATGATACTAAATTTGCAAAACTTAGCTGACCAAGGAAGAAGAACCGACTTGAATCCACGATTAGCAAAAATCGTCGAGCACCATGTACGAACACTAAG ATTTTCGTCAATGATAGAGACACTTCTGCAAGAAGCATGTTTTTTCGAATTCCTTGGTTCGACTACTCTGATATGTCTGGttgaatattatactatactg GATTGGAAGAACAACAATACCGTCGGTCTTGTTACAAATATTGTGATACTGATAGCCTTTATGTTCAATATATTCATACTGTGCTACATAGGAGATCTTCTGGTAGAAAAG ACTGATAATGTTGGATTGTTATGTTTTACCATCGATTGGTATCATTTCCCAATCGAGACGATTCGCAGCCTAATTTTGATCATCGGTATGTCAAGGTTTCCGTCGAAAATCTCTGCCGGGCAGATAGCTGTCTTAGACCTGACGACTTTTGGAAAC ATTATCAAATCATCACTGGCCTATTTAAGTATTCTACGAACAACAATAgggtaa
- the LOC143259099 gene encoding odorant receptor 4-like isoform X2, with protein MKPLAVQDQRVGIPRNPYYEQDVVYVFKPCKWILKSIGIWPDFLEDTNKLLQKLAVGLWNLVLLFALIPFTLYLALEKDLMIVLSLIALETFCWISVFKYWSLIACRPTLKYCIESIQDDWKKVKRTEDRDLMLKYGNYAVGTFIDAQNRTIKPLVYPTYIGFFDPQESPFYEIMYAVQSLCGYVVYSVTICACALVAVFSTHVCGQIDIIILRLQNLANEKKITNLRPRLVKIVKHHIRTLKFSATVETTLQQSCFLEFLGSTFLICMVEYYTITNWKVNDTVRLVTYFMILLSLMFNIFILCYIGDLLVEKTGNVGALCFMIDWYHFPVDTIRSIILMICISNFPAKITAGPIADLNMTTFGKILKSTLAYLSFLRSTVE; from the exons ATGAAACCTCTCGCTGTTCAAGATCAGAGGGTCGGCATACCACGAAACCCGTATTACGAACAAGACGTCGTCTACGTTTTCAAGCCATGCAAATGGATCCTAAAATCAATTGGCATTTGGCCAGACTTTCTAGAGGACACCAACAAACTTCTACAGAAACTTGCAGTCGGACTCTGGAATCTAGTTCTACTGTTTGCGTTAATACCGTTCACGTTGTATCTTGCACTGGAAAAGGACTTGATGATTGTACTCAGCCTAATAGCTTTAGAAACTTTCTGTTGGATATCTGTGTTCAAGTACTGGTCGCTCATCGCGTGCAGGCCCACCCTCAAATACTGCATTGAGAGTATCCAAGATGACTGGAAAAAG GTGAAACGAACAGAAGACCGtgacttgatgctaaaataCGGTAAT TACGCGGTTGGTACCTTCATCGACGCACAAAATCGCACGATCAAACCGCTGGTTTATCCCACGTACATCGGATTTTTTGACCCACAAGAGAGCCCTTTTTATGAAATAATGTACGCTGTGCAGTCCTTATGTGGTTACGTGGTTTATTCCGTGACAATTTGTGCTTGCGCGTTAGTCGCGGTATTCTCCACGCACGTTTGTGGCCAAATTGACATCATTATACTAAGACTGCAAAATTTAGCCAACGAAAAAAAGATTACGAATCTGCGTCCACGATTGGTAAAGATAGTCAAACACCATATACGAACTCTAAA ATTTTCGGCAACGGTAGAGACAACTCTGCAACAATCATGTTTCTTGGAATTCCTCGGTTCCACTTTTCTGATATGTATGGTCGAATACTATACAATAACG AATTGGAAGGTTAACGACACAGTCCGTCTTGTTACGTACTTTATGATACTATTATCTTTAATGTTCAATATATTTATACTCTGCTACATTGGAGACCTTTTGGTAGAGAAG ACTGGCAATGTTGGAGCGTTATGTTTCATGATCGATTGGTATCATTTTCCTGTCGATACAATACGGAGCATAATTTTGATGATCTGTATATCAAATTTTCCCGCGAAAATCACTGCCGGTCCAATAGCTGATTTAAACATGACGACTTTTGGAAAG ATTCTTAAATCAACACTTGCCTACTTAAGTTTTCTACGATCAACTGTGGAGTAA
- the LOC143259093 gene encoding odorant receptor 83a-like isoform X2: MHERSGVKVVGTCKKWNDEDDIDYALEMCRRLLKPLGIWSLIYGCTSRREKVVSIILLITCFIGLISIIVPMCCQIISSDVNTMMRVKLLGPISNCMLSAIKYVYLLLRRTTFARCIEIMENDWRTVKNHHHRDIMMKQATFSRTLILLYAKTIGESFSEIIFMEITASTFLICLLEYCCLTEWMNSNGIAITTYAIYIISLTFNTLIFCYIGEVLTDQCSQIGFASYEVDWYNLPGKNARSFVLLNAISLYPPRLVGGKVTELSLDLFTVILKSSIVYLNLLRTLTSL, encoded by the exons ATGCATGAACGGTCGGGTGTCAAAGTGGTCGGAACCTGTAAAAAGTGGAACGATGAGGATGACATAGACTACGCTTTAGAGATGTGTCGGAGGTTATTGAAACCGCTCGGCATTTGGTCGCTGATTTACGGCTGCACCAGCAGAAGGGAGAAAGTGGTCTCGATCATCCTGCTGATCACATGCTTCATCGGTCTGATATCAATCATCGTGCCAATGTGTTGTCAGATAATCTCCAGCGATGTAAACACAATGATGAGAGTAAAGTTATTAGGACCTATCAGCAACTGTATGCTGTCCGCGATCAAATATGTCTATCTGCTTCTGAGGCGTACGACTTTCGCGCGTTGCATCGAAATCATGGAGAACGACTGGAGAACCGTGAAGAATCACCACCACCGAGACATCATGATGAAGCAGGCGACATTCAGCAGAACCCTGATCTTGCT ATATGCTAAGACTATTGGGGAGTCCTTTAGCGAGATTATCTTCATGGAAATCACGGCGTCCACCTTCCTCATATGTTTGCTGGAGTACTGTTGTCTGACG GAATGGATGAACAGCAATGGAATTGCGATAACAACTTACGCTATTTATATAATTTCCTTGACTTTCAACACGCTGATCTTTTGTTACATCGGCGAAGTTCTTACAGATCAG TGTTCACAGATCGGATTTGCCAGCTACGAGGTCGACTGGTACAATTTACCCGGAAAAAATGCGCGCAGCTTTGTTTTGCTAAACGCCATATCACTGTACCCACCTAGACTCGTGGGTGGCAAAGTAACTGAATTGTCTTTAGATTTGTTCACCGTT ATCCTGAAATCGTCTATAGTTTATTTGAATTTGCTGCGAACACTTACGTCTCTCTAA
- the LOC143259098 gene encoding odorant receptor 4-like, whose amino-acid sequence MTSGEVPNQDVGRPRNPYYEKDVNFIFKPSRWILKSIGIWPGFLKDNNQHLDKLAVGICNILLPFSIIPFTMYLVLEEKNIMALLKLTGLLTFCWISLLKYWSLIACKPTLKHCIQIVEDDWKEVELNEDRELMLKYGNVGRNLTILCVAFMYSGGIMYHTVGQYAIGTHIDEHNRTIKPLNFPVYSGLFDSQKRPYYDLVFVMHVISGYIINSVTISVCGLAALFASHVCGQIDIMILRLQNLADHKKKTDSNPRLAKIIEHHVRTLKFSSMIEKLLQEVCFLEFMGSTFMICMLEYYTITDWNDNNRVSFITYSLLLLSFMFNVFILCYIGDLLIEKTGNVGLLCFTTDWYHLQVKTMRSLILIIGMSRFPSKISAGQIADLNLSTFGNIIKSSLAYLSFLRTSIA is encoded by the exons ATGACATCTGGTGAAGTTCCGAATCAGGATGTCGGCAGACCGCGAAATCCGTACTACGAGAAAGACGTGAATTTCATTTTTAAGCCTAGCAGATGGATCTTGAAATCGATCGGCATTTGGCCAGGTTTCCTGAAAGACAACAATCAACATCTTGACAAACTTGCGGTCGGGATCTGCAATATTCTACTGCCTTTTTCGATAATACCGTTCACTATGTATCTCGTATTGGAAGAAAAGAATATAATGGCCCTATTGAAACTTACTGGTCTGCTGACATTCTGCTGGATATCTCTGTTGAAATATTGGTCGCTCATCGCGTGTAAGCCTACCCTCAAGCATTGCATTCAGATCGTGGAAGACGATTGGAAAGAG GTGGAGCTAAACGAAGACCGCGAATTGATGCTGAAGTACGGTAATGTCGGACGAAATCTAACGATATTGTGTGTCGCGTTCATGTACTCGGGCGGTATTATGTACCACACAGTCGGGCAGTATGCGATCGGTACACACATCGACGAACATAATCGGACGATCAAACCGCTGAATTTTCCCGTATACAGCGGACTTTTCGACTCACAGAAAAGGCCCTATTACGATTTGGTGTTTGTTATGCACGTTATTTCTGGATACATTATAAATTCTGTGACGATCAGTGTATGCGGATTGGCCGCATTGTTCGCATCGCATGTCTGCGGCCAAATTGACATCATGATACTAAGATTGCAAAATTTAGCTGATCACAAGAAGAAAACTGACTCGAATCCACGATTAGCAAAGATCATCGAACACCATGTACGGACGCTAAA ATTTTCGTCAATGATAGAAAAACTTCTGCAAGAAGTATGCTTCTTGGAATTCATGGGTTCTACTTTTATGATATGTATGCttgaatattatactataacg GATTGGAACGACAACAACAGAGTCAGTTTTATTACATATAGCTTGCTGCTGTTATCTTTTATGTTCAATGTATTCATACTATGCTACATCGGAGATCTCCTGATAGAGAAG ACTGGTAATGTTGGATTATTGTGTTTTACGACTGATTGGTATCATCTCCAAGTGAAAACGATGCGCAGTCTAATTTTGATCATCGGTATGTCAAGGTTTCCGTCGAAAATCTCTGCCGGGCAGATAGCTGATTTAAATCTCTCGACATTTGGAAAC ATAATTAAATCATCACTGGCTTATTTAAGTTTCCTACGAACATCTATTGCGTAA
- the LOC143259093 gene encoding odorant receptor 13a-like isoform X1: MHERSGVKVVGTCKKWNDEDDIDYALEMCRRLLKPLGIWSLIYGCTSRREKVVSIILLITCFIGLISIIVPMCCQIISSDVNTMMRVKLLGPISNCMLSAIKYVYLLLRRTTFARCIEIMENDWRTVKNHHHRDIMMKQATFSRTLILLCVVFICFGGISFHFMLPYSRRRVVGNITLKALAYSGVDRFFDIQSSPNYEIIYGVQCFAGFVRHNVTTAACSLIVFFVTHICGQVQIQIARLEELNCEKQEKHRDHDAVAEIIQNHAEILRYAKTIGESFSEIIFMEITASTFLICLLEYCCLTEWMNSNGIAITTYAIYIISLTFNTLIFCYIGEVLTDQCSQIGFASYEVDWYNLPGKNARSFVLLNAISLYPPRLVGGKVTELSLDLFTVILKSSIVYLNLLRTLTSL, translated from the exons ATGCATGAACGGTCGGGTGTCAAAGTGGTCGGAACCTGTAAAAAGTGGAACGATGAGGATGACATAGACTACGCTTTAGAGATGTGTCGGAGGTTATTGAAACCGCTCGGCATTTGGTCGCTGATTTACGGCTGCACCAGCAGAAGGGAGAAAGTGGTCTCGATCATCCTGCTGATCACATGCTTCATCGGTCTGATATCAATCATCGTGCCAATGTGTTGTCAGATAATCTCCAGCGATGTAAACACAATGATGAGAGTAAAGTTATTAGGACCTATCAGCAACTGTATGCTGTCCGCGATCAAATATGTCTATCTGCTTCTGAGGCGTACGACTTTCGCGCGTTGCATCGAAATCATGGAGAACGACTGGAGAACCGTGAAGAATCACCACCACCGAGACATCATGATGAAGCAGGCGACATTCAGCAGAACCCTGATCTTGCTGTGCGTCGTTTTCATTTGCTTCGGCGGCATATCGTTTCATTTCATGCTGCCGTATTCCAGGCGTCGCGTGGTCGGAAATATCACCTTGAAAGCGCTGGCCTACTCCGGCGTTGATAGGTTCTTCGATATTCAGTCTAGCCCTAACTATGAGATCATATACGGTGTACAGTGTTTCGCGGGATTCGTTAGACACAACGTGACGACAGCTGCGTGTAGTTTGATCGTGTTTTTCGTAACGCACATCTGCGGACAGGTACAGATACAGATAGCGCGACTGGAGGAGCTAAATTGCGAGAAACAGGAGAAACATAGGGATCACGATGCCGTGGCGGAGATCATTCAGAATCATGCTGAAATATTAAG ATATGCTAAGACTATTGGGGAGTCCTTTAGCGAGATTATCTTCATGGAAATCACGGCGTCCACCTTCCTCATATGTTTGCTGGAGTACTGTTGTCTGACG GAATGGATGAACAGCAATGGAATTGCGATAACAACTTACGCTATTTATATAATTTCCTTGACTTTCAACACGCTGATCTTTTGTTACATCGGCGAAGTTCTTACAGATCAG TGTTCACAGATCGGATTTGCCAGCTACGAGGTCGACTGGTACAATTTACCCGGAAAAAATGCGCGCAGCTTTGTTTTGCTAAACGCCATATCACTGTACCCACCTAGACTCGTGGGTGGCAAAGTAACTGAATTGTCTTTAGATTTGTTCACCGTT ATCCTGAAATCGTCTATAGTTTATTTGAATTTGCTGCGAACACTTACGTCTCTCTAA
- the LOC143259106 gene encoding uncharacterized protein LOC143259106, translating into MFTVIKFLCMVFNGTAIGRCVEHIKNDWKRVQNPQHRDIMLKQISISKNLTILCFIFIYSAGISYYTVIPLMNKHRLKGNYTMRKLAHPGYDRYFDVKSSPTFELIYLAHLLSGFFRYNVTAASFSLTVIFVTHVCGQIQIQLLRLKELYKETTEKKTGPDPLSIIIQDHAGTLKLASDAKESLNELLLTEIFGCTFSMCLAEYCCLMEWNSMNPVALTTYLIYVTSFSFNAMIFCYIGDLLTEECSQVGYASYDVGWYSLPANKAADFVLLNMTSLCPPMLMAGKVIKLSMNTFSVIVKTTVVYLNLLRTVTDT; encoded by the exons ATGTTCACGGTCATCAAATTTTTATGCATGGTGTTCAATGGGACGGCTATCGGACGTTGCGTCGAGCACATCAAGAACGACTGGAAGAGGGTGCAGAATCCCCAGCATCGAGACATCATGCTGAAACAGATATCGATCAGCAAGAATCTGACGATTTTGTGCTTCATCTTCATCTACTCCGCCGGTATCTCGTATTACACCGTCATACCGTTGATGAACAAACACCGACTCAAAGGAAACTATACCATGAGAAAATTAGCTCACCCTGGCTACGACCGGTACTTCGACGTTAAATCCAGCCCAACCTTTGAGCTGATCTATCTCGCTCATCTTCTCTCGGGCTTCTTCAGGTACAACGTCACCGCGGCGTCGTTCAGCTTGACAGTGATTTTCGTGACACATGTCTGCGGTCAGATACAGATACAGTTGTTACGATTGAAGGAACTGTACAAGGAGACAACGGAGAAAAAGACTGGACCTGATCCATTGTCGATCATTATACAGGATCATGCTGGGACCTTAAA ACTTGCAAGCGACGCCAAAGAATCTTTGAACGAGCTCCTTTTAACAGAAATCTTTGGTTGTACGTTCAGTATGTGTTTGGCTGAGTACTGTTGTCTAATG GAATGGAATAGTATGAATCCAGTTGCATTGACAACATACCTTATTTACGTCACTTCCTTTTCATTTAACGCGATGATCTTTTGCTATATAGGTGATCTTCTCACCGAAGAG TGCTCTCAGGTCGGATACGCCAGCTACGACGTCGGTTGGTATAGCTTACCAGCAAATAAGGCGGCTGATTTTGTTTTACTCAACATGACATCACTCTGCCCACCCATGCTCATGGCTGGTAAAGTGATCAAACTGTCTATGAACACATTCAGCGTT atcGTGAAGACCACGGTTGtgtatctgaacctactacgaaCAGTCACTGATACTTAG